CCAAATATGAGGGGGAGGATCTCAAACTGGAGCGGACCCGGTTTGATCTGGGAGAACTGGCCCGGGCCATTGTTTTGAATTTTGAGCATGAGTTCAAGAATAAATCCGTGGCGCTGGAGCTGCGGACCGGCCCGATCCCGGCCCCGGTCCTCGCCGATCGCGACAAGCTCAGTCAGGTCCTGGTGAATCTGCTGGCCAACGCGCTGAAGTTCACGCCTGCGGGCGGGCGGGTGGAAATGGTCATCGCCCCACAGCAGAGGGGCGTCCAAATGGTACTCCGCGATACCGGGATCGGGATCGCCGCCGCGGATCTGCCGAATATCTTCGAGCGTTTTTACCGCGCCGATCCCTCGCGCAACCGTCTCTCGGGCGGCTCCGGCATCGGATTGGCCATCGTCAAGGCGATCGTCGACGCCCATCAGGGGACCGTCACGGTGGAGAGCCAACCCGGCAGGGGATCGACATTCACGGTCTTTATCCCGGCGGCGCCATCGCCGCAAGACAGGGAATAATCCCGGAACGGATAGGGCACGATGGACGATTTGACATGAGGGCCGAAGAGAGGCGGCGCGGGTTCATCCTCATGAAAATCGGGACCGCCCAACGGATTTGCATGCCTGCAAATGGGAAAAGCGATCTCGCCAATTGAATTTGCATGGGGACAAATTGTAAATTCACTCGCGCCAATTGAATTTGCAGGATGGAAAATTGCAAATTCACGCCGGCAGATCGGATTTGTAAGAGGAGAAATTGAAAATTCCAGCCGGGAAATTCAATTGGCGAAATTTCAAATCGAAAAATCCATCATTAAAATTAAATTTACGGGATAATTTGATAAAAATGTGGCGGGATAAAATTGGATTTCCGGAAATTATCATGAAAGGCTCCGAATCTGAAATCGAAAGCCGCTGCGAAGCCGGGCCATTGCCAATCCACGAAAAAACCGCTTGCCAAAGATGGGAAAGCGGTTTTTGCGATATCCAATCATTCTCGTTCAGCCGGACCGGTTGGCAGGATGTTTATTCCGCCAGCAGATCTTGGATCACGGCTCCCGCCATCATTAGGCCGGCGATCGGCGGCAGGTAGGAGGTGCTGCCGGGAATCTGGCGCCGCTTGGTGCAGTTGTAAACCTGATCGTCGCGGTGGGGGCAGATGCAGCCGCCGTGACAGGTGAGAACATCGCCGCGGGGTTCCACCGGTTGTTCCGTGGAGTAGACCACTTTGACGCCGTCGGTGATCCCCTGCTCGCGCAGGGCTTTCCGGACCGCCTTGGCCAACGGACAGGTGTGGGTCCGGCTGATGTCGCAGATGGTTAGGGCCAGCGGATCGAATTTGTTCCCGGTCCCCATGGCGGAGATCACCGGAATCCCCTGTTCGCGGCAGTGGCGAATCAGCGCCACTTTCGAGGAGACGGTATCGATGGCATCCACCACGTAAGAGATCCGGCCATGCAGGATAGTCTCCATGTTTTCCGGGGTTACGAACTCTTTCCAGGTGACGACCACTGCCTCGGGGTTGATGGCTTTCACCCGTTCGGCCATGACTTCCACCTTGGAACGGCCGTAGTTGCCATGAACCGCATGAAGCTGGCGGTTAGTGTTGGTGAGGCAGATCTCGTCGTAGTCGGCCAGGATCAACCAGCCGACTCCGGCACGGGCTAGCGCTTCGACGGTATATGAGCCGACGCCGCCCAGTCCGATCACGGCGACCCGCGCGGTGTTGAGCTTGGCTAATTTTTCCGCTCCGACCAGGAGTTCGAAACGGCTAAAACGGTGTTGCTTAGGTTCTGACATCCTATCCTCCTTGGGAAACAAGCGGCCCGGGCCGTCCCGGATGGCCTCCACCATTCCGGGCCCGGCGTGCTGCCATTTTCCCTGCAAGTTTCGTTTGAATCACTAAAATTATATATGGCGAAGCTCCCGCTGTCAAAGTGAAATATCATCCGGATTATTCTGGCCCGATGGACCCTGTTTTATGGACGGGCCGCGACTGGTTCCCGGGGCGGAACCCCGGCGCTTGAAAAAGCCTTCATAAACTGCGGCATGAAAAAGACCCGGAGATGAGAGCTCCGGGTCCTCGGGCGAGGCTTGGCTCGGCAGCGGGCTCAGGCTTGGGCGAGCGCCTGGTCGATATCGGCGATGATGTCGGCGCCATGCTCAATTCCGACCGACAGCCGGATGAAGTCGGGCGTCACTCCCGTGGCCAGTTGTTCCGCTTCGGACAACTGCTGGTGCGTGGTTGAAGCCGGATGGATCACCAGCGACTTGGCGTCGCCGATGTTGGCCAGGTGCGAGAGGAGCTTGACATGATTGATGAAACGCACGCCCGCCTCCTTGCCGCCTTTCACGCCGAATCCGATGAGGGCGCCGGCGCCCTGCGGCAAGTATTTTTGCGCCTTCTGATATTGCGGGCTGTCCGGCAGCCCCGGGTAGTTGACCCAGGAGACTTTGGGGTGCTCTTTGAGGAACGTCGCGACTTTCAAGGCATTTTCGCTGTGGCGCGGCATCCGCAGGTGTAACGTCTCCAGGCCTTGCAAGAATAAGAAAGAATTAAAGGGCGAGGGCGCGGGCCCCAGATCGCGCAGCAGCGTGACGCGGGCCTTCAGAATATAGGCGATGTTGCCGATGGGCTTGAGCGCTTCCACGAAATTGATCCCATGGTAGCTCGGGTCGGGCTCGGCGATCAGCGGGAATTTGCCGTTCGTCCAGTCGAATTTTCCGGAATCGACGATGACGCCGCCGATGGAAGTGCCATGGCCGCCGATGAACTTGGTGGCGGAGTAAACCACGATATCCACGCCGTGTTCGATCGGGCGAATCAGGTAGGGAGTGGAGGTATTATCCACGATAAACGGCAGGCCATGCCGGTGCGCGATCTCCGCCACCGCTTCGAAATCCAGGACATCCAGCTTCGGATTGCCGATGGATTCGCCGTAAATGGCTTTGGTCTTTTCGGTGATGGCTTTTTCGAAGTTCTGCGGATCGCTGGAATCGACGAACTTGACGGTGATTCCAAGCCGCGCCAATGTGTAATGGAATAGGTTATAGGTGCCGCCGTAAAGATTGTCGGCGGAGACGATCTCATCGCCGGTCTGGGCGATGTTTAAAATCGCCAGCGAGATCGCGGCCTGGCCCGAGGCCACCGCCAAGGCGCCGACGCCGCCGTCCAGCGCGGCAAGGCGTTTTTCGAAAACATCGGAGGTGGGATTCATCAGCCGGGTGTAGATATTGCCGAACTCCTTCAGGCCGAAAAGATTGGCGGCATGTTCGGTATCTTTGAATTGGTACGATGAGGTCTGATAGATCGGCACCGCCCGCGCTCCGGTGGTCGGATCGGCCTCTTGGCCGCCGTGTACCGCGAGAGTTTCCCAGTGATAATTGTTGGACATGGATAATTCCTCCTTCGTAATGAGTCGATGGCCGTTCAAATCGTGGGGTTTGGCAGGGAGCTGACGAGGGCTGGCTTCTAGTTCTTCCCAAAAATAAAAACCCCCTTTGTCAAGAAAGGGGGTAGCTTTTTTAAACCCCCTTATCTTTCGAAACTTGCTCAGTTTCGCTGGAATTGGCACCATGTCGTCTGGATATCACGATGGTTGCCGAGGCATCTTCGGGCCAGTCCCTCCACCTCTCTGGATAAGGTATTCTAATCT
The nucleotide sequence above comes from Hydrogenispora ethanolica. Encoded proteins:
- a CDS encoding tRNA threonylcarbamoyladenosine dehydratase → MSEPKQHRFSRFELLVGAEKLAKLNTARVAVIGLGGVGSYTVEALARAGVGWLILADYDEICLTNTNRQLHAVHGNYGRSKVEVMAERVKAINPEAVVVTWKEFVTPENMETILHGRISYVVDAIDTVSSKVALIRHCREQGIPVISAMGTGNKFDPLALTICDISRTHTCPLAKAVRKALREQGITDGVKVVYSTEQPVEPRGDVLTCHGGCICPHRDDQVYNCTKRRQIPGSTSYLPPIAGLMMAGAVIQDLLAE
- a CDS encoding homocysteine synthase, producing the protein MSNNYHWETLAVHGGQEADPTTGARAVPIYQTSSYQFKDTEHAANLFGLKEFGNIYTRLMNPTSDVFEKRLAALDGGVGALAVASGQAAISLAILNIAQTGDEIVSADNLYGGTYNLFHYTLARLGITVKFVDSSDPQNFEKAITEKTKAIYGESIGNPKLDVLDFEAVAEIAHRHGLPFIVDNTSTPYLIRPIEHGVDIVVYSATKFIGGHGTSIGGVIVDSGKFDWTNGKFPLIAEPDPSYHGINFVEALKPIGNIAYILKARVTLLRDLGPAPSPFNSFLFLQGLETLHLRMPRHSENALKVATFLKEHPKVSWVNYPGLPDSPQYQKAQKYLPQGAGALIGFGVKGGKEAGVRFINHVKLLSHLANIGDAKSLVIHPASTTHQQLSEAEQLATGVTPDFIRLSVGIEHGADIIADIDQALAQA